A genomic region of Eschrichtius robustus isolate mEscRob2 chromosome 21, mEscRob2.pri, whole genome shotgun sequence contains the following coding sequences:
- the LOC137755830 gene encoding beta-defensin 130B-like — MRLHLLLSVLLLSLTIIPKARTGLIPGQKQCILLQGVCKDGGCTSTDDTIGVCNDEKKCCRRWWVLFPYPTPVPKSKSP, encoded by the exons ATGAGACTCCATTTACTGCTTTCTGTTCTCCTCCTCTCTTTGACTATAATACCAAAAG CAAGGACTGGCCTTATTCCAGGACAAAAACAATGTATTCTTCTGCAAGGGGTGTGCAAAGACGGAGGGTGCACCAGCACGGATGATACCATTGGTGTGTGTAACGATGAAAAAAAATGCTGTAGAAGGTGGTGGGTACTTTTTCCCTATCCAACGCCAGTTCCCAAATCAAAATCTCCTTGA